TTAGTACCTCGGACGCGTTGAACACCAAGTATCCGTCAGCAGTGCACTTCAGTATGTCAGCAACAGCATTAATGGGCATAGTTACTGATGAAGATCTATCCTCAGTTACGAACTTTATATGCCTCAAATTGCCAAAAGTAACATATTCACGTATTCCAGAAATAGCAGAGAGAGCCTAGGCATACACATAATCACTTCAATCAGTGAGCAAATTCTTCAACTAGCCCACCCAACTCCCAATATCCCTCCCCCTTCCATAGACAAACAAAGACGGATAACACACAGCGTTCTCTTTTCCGATAAAAATGCAAGGTGATGAATGACTTCACTAGCACCTTTATaaatatttgtttttcaaaatacAGAAAGATTATTGTCTTAATAAATGAAAATAGAACCCCTTCTCCGATCCCAACACACActcaacaagaaaaagaagaaaagggaaggtctTATTGTTACCTCAACGGTGTCAATGGACAAAGATAGAAACCTCGCGCTGCAGAATTGTCCAAACATGGTCATAAAGCATTCACCAGTCCATCTCTTTCGATCTTCAGCGGAGTTCCATTTAGGATACCGCAAGTCAATACAAACTCTATCTAAACAACCCAAATCCTCCTTAAAACACACCTTAGCAACATGCCCTTTAAACACAAAAGACGAAAGCTTTGGAGCAATCACATTGATCCTATGTATGTCATAACAACTCAAAGGACTCCTCCAATATAATATCTCCAATTTCTTTAACTCCAAGCATTTCATTTCCAATTCCTTAAGTTCACCTCTACCCTTAATTGCACATTTGCACAAAATCACACTCTCAAGCTTAGGACATCCAGAAAAGATTTTCCCATCATCAAAATTGTCATCACTAAACACAAAATTCTTCAACTTGAGAACCTTCAAGTTGGTAAAAGTCCAACTTTTTGGCAATGTTATAGTATAACGAATCGCACAATTGAGTTCCAAGAATTCAAGAAATTGAGAAGAGAGCAAGCAAGTTGGTATAAACACGGGGTTTTCAGTAGTAAATGCAGAGATTATGAGATTTTTAACTCTATGATCAGCAGCATAAGTCATACATTCTTCACTGAAAGATGAGTAAACTATATCGTCCACAGAAAGCCTAAGCTTAACAAGTTGAGAATTACAACGACGAGCAAGAACATGTCTAACAAAGAAGATAAATTCTATTCGTGATTTCCATCTTGAATAAGGAACATTCTCGAAATCAAGAACAGGGAGAGAAGTCCAAACCAATTT
Above is a window of Nicotiana tabacum cultivar K326 chromosome 8, ASM71507v2, whole genome shotgun sequence DNA encoding:
- the LOC107763901 gene encoding F-box/FBD/LRR-repeat protein At5g53840-like, whose product is MDRIGGLPDGILIAILSFLDTKTAVRTSVLSKRWKLVWTSLPVLDFENVPYSRWKSRIEFIFFVRHVLARRCNSQLVKLRLSVDDIVYSSFSEECMTYAADHRVKNLIISAFTTENPVFIPTCLLSSQFLEFLELNCAIRYTITLPKSWTFTNLKVLKLKNFVFSDDNFDDGKIFSGCPKLESVILCKCAIKGRGELKELEMKCLELKKLEILYWRSPLSCYDIHRINVIAPKLSSFVFKGHVAKVCFKEDLGCLDRVCIDLRYPKWNSAEDRKRWTGECFMTMFGQFCSARFLSLSIDTVEALSAISGIREYVTFGNLRHIKFVTEDRSSSVTMPINAVADILKCTADGYLVFNASEDNKLSTLGESSHSDGRKAKKDSNIIDVPIHLMSYLLEIAPRAESLTVEFAKESFECVEVRSDGEE